Proteins encoded within one genomic window of Acomys russatus chromosome 5, mAcoRus1.1, whole genome shotgun sequence:
- the Lzts2 gene encoding leucine zipper putative tumor suppressor 2: MAIVHTLPVPLEPARETTTAPQAPAMGSVSSLISGRPCPGGPAPPRHHGAPGPTFFRQQDGLLRGGYEAQEPLCPAVPPRKTVPGTSFTYINEDFRTESPPSPSSDVEDPREHRAHNGHLRGPPPKLIPVSGKLEKNMEKILIRPTAFKPVLPKPRGAPSLPGFLGPRAAGLSGSQGSLTQLFVGPAASSSSSSSSSSAADKPLALSGWASGCPSGTLSDSGRNSLSSLPTYSTGGAEPTTNSPGGHLPSHGPGRGALPGSARGVPTGPSHSDSGRSSSSKSTGSLGGRVAGGLSGSGARASPGSSSGGDRSPPPPPPPPPSDEALLHCVLEGKLRDRETELQQLRDSMDESEASVCQAFGARQRHWPREREDCAAQAPQATQRVQRAQQLLQLQVFQLQQEKRQLQDDFAQLLQEREQLERRCATFEREQRELGPRLEETKWEVCQKSGEISLLKQQLKESQAELVQKGSELVALRVALREARAALRVSEGRARGLQEAARARELELETCSQELHRYRQEADRLREKAGHLDAEAAGLREPPGPLAAATTTTTDPFLLAESDEAKAQRAAAGAGGSLRAQVERLRQELQREQRRGDEQRDSFEGERLAWQAEKEQVIRYQKQLQHNYIQMYRRNRQLEQELQQLSLELEARELADLGLAEPAPCICLEEITATEI, translated from the exons atggccaTTGTGCACACTCTGCCAGTGCCACTGGAGCCCGCACGTGAGACAACCACTGCCCCACAAGCTCCAGCAATGGGTAGCGTGAGCAGTCTTATCTCAGGCCGGCCCTGTCCTGGGGGACCTGCTCCTCCACGACACCATGGTGCCCCTGGGCCCACCTTCTTCCGTCAGCAGGATGGGCTGCTCCGGGGTGGCTACGAGGCACAGGAACCACTCTGCCCTGCTGTGCCACCTAGGAAGACTGTCCCAGGCACCAGCTTTACCTACATCAATGAGGACTTCCGGACAGAGTCACCTCCCAGCCCAAGCAGTGATGTCGAAGATCCCCGAGAGCATCGGGCACACAATGGCCACCTCCGTGGACCCCCACCAAAGCTCATCCCTGTCTCTGGGAAGCTGGAGAAG AACATGGAGAAAATCCTGATCCGGCCAACAGCCTTCAAGCCAGTGCTCCCCAAACCTCGGGGTGCACCATCCCTACCTGGCTTCCTGGGTCCTCGAGCTGCTGGGCTATCTGGGAGCCAGGGCAGCCTGACACAGCTGTTTGTGGGGCcagccgcctcctcctcctcctcttcctcttcttcctctgctgctgACAAACCCTTGGCACTGAGCGGTTGGGCCAGTGGCTGCCCGTCAGGAACCCTGTCAGACTCTGGCCGAAATTCTTTGTCCAGCTTGCCCACCTACAGCACTGGAGGTGCTGAACCGACTACCAACTCCCCAGGTGGGCACTTGCCCTCGCACGGCCCTGGCCGAGGGGCACTGCCCGGCTCAGCCCGAGGGGTCCCTACTGGGCCCTCCCATTCGGACAGCGGCCGGTCCTCCTCCAGCAAAAGCACAGGTTCCTTGGGGGGGCGGGTAGCTGGAGGGCTCTCGGGCAGTGGTGCCCGGGCCTCCCCTGGCAGCAGTTCGGGTGGAGACCGCTCTCCGCCCCCTCCGCCCCCACCACCTCCTTCGGATGAGGCCTTGCTACACTGTGTCCTGGAAGGAAAGCTTCGAGACCGAGAGACAGAGCTACAACAGCTACGGGACAGTATGGATGAGAGTGAGGCCAGCGTGTGTCAG GCATTTGGAGCGCGGCAGCGGCACTGGCCACGAGAGCGGGAGGACTGTGCGGCCCAGGCACCACAGGCCACACAGCGGGTCCAGCGGGCCCAGCAGCTGCTGCAACTGCAGGTGTtccagctgcagcaggagaaACGCCAGCTGCAGGATGACTTCGCGCAGCTGCTGCAGGAGCGAGAGCAGCTGGAGCGCCGCTGCGCTACCTTTGAACGGGAGCAGCGGGAACTCGGGCCTCGGCTGGAGGAGACCAAATGGGAG GTGTGCCAGAAATCAGGCGAGATCTCCCTGCTGAAGCAGCAACTGAAGGAATCTCAGGCAGAGCTGGTACAGAAGGGCAGTGAGCTGGTGGCGCTGCGGGTGGCCCTGCGAGAGGCTCGGGCTGCCTTACGGGTCAGTGAGGGCCGTGCCAGGGGCCTGCAGGAGGCAGCCCGAGCccgggagctggagctggagaccTGCTCCCAGGAGCTACATCGGTACCGCCAGGAGGCCGACCGGCTCCGGGAGAAGGCTGGGCACTTGGATGCTGAAGCAGCAGGACTCCGGGAGCCCCCTGGGCCCCtcgccgctgccaccaccaccaccaccgaccCGTTCCTCCTGGCAGAGAGCGACGAGGCTAAGGCGCAGCGGGCAGCTGCTGGGGCAGGGGGGAGCCTACGGGCTCAGGTGGAACGGCTGCGCCAAGAGCTGCAGCGGGAGCAGCGACGAGGAGATGAGCAGAGGGACAGCTTTGAGGGGGAGCGGCTGGCCTGGCAGGCGGAGAAGGAGCAGGTGATCCGCTACCAGAAGCAGCTGCAGCACAACTACATCCAGATGTACCGGCGAAacaggcagctggagcaggagctgcagCAGCTGAGCTTGGAGCTGGAAGCCCGAGAGCTTGCTGACTTGGGCCTGGCTGAGCCGGCCCCTTGCATCTGTCTGGAGGAAATCACTGCCACAGAAATCTAG